One genomic window of Niveibacterium sp. SC-1 includes the following:
- a CDS encoding ABC-F family ATPase, which produces MLVANNITMQFGAKPLFENVSIKFGDGNRYGLIGANGAGKSTFMKILAGVLEQSAGNVALDSGERMAFLRQDQFAFEDQRVIDVVMQGHAEMWACMKEKDAIYANPEATEDDYMHAAELEGKFAEYDGYTAEARAGELLLGVGIPTEQHTGPMSEVAPGWKLRVLLCQALFANPDILLLDEPTNNLDINTIRWLEGVLNNRNSTMIIISHDRHFLNQVCTHMADLDFGRIQTYPGNWDDYMEASQQAREQQSKDNARAKEKVAELQEFVRRFSANKSKARQATSRAKQIEKIKIEEFKPSSRQYPWIRFDFDDKEKLHRQAVEVEKLNFGYEPGKPLFRDLTFTIDAGDKVAIIGENGVGKTTLLKLLMGELVPQHGKVKWAEKAKLGYYAQDHAEDFASGENLTDWISGYVREGGYEGDDAVTLIRGTLGRLLFKGDDVKKSVKVISGGEQGRMLFGKLMLQRKNVLLLDEPTNHMDMESIESLNSGVMDFNGTLVFVSHDREFVGSVATRIIEIKQDGQIVDYRGTYDEYLSSQGLE; this is translated from the coding sequence GTGCTCGTCGCAAACAACATCACCATGCAGTTCGGCGCCAAGCCGCTGTTCGAGAACGTCTCGATCAAGTTCGGCGACGGCAACCGCTACGGCCTGATCGGCGCCAACGGTGCCGGCAAGTCCACCTTCATGAAGATCCTCGCCGGGGTGCTGGAACAGTCCGCCGGCAACGTCGCGCTGGACTCGGGCGAACGCATGGCCTTCCTGCGCCAGGACCAGTTCGCCTTCGAAGACCAGCGCGTGATCGACGTGGTGATGCAGGGGCATGCGGAGATGTGGGCCTGCATGAAGGAAAAGGACGCGATCTACGCCAACCCCGAGGCCACCGAAGACGACTACATGCACGCGGCCGAACTGGAGGGTAAGTTCGCCGAGTACGACGGTTACACCGCCGAAGCGCGTGCGGGCGAGCTCTTGCTGGGCGTGGGCATCCCCACCGAGCAGCACACCGGGCCGATGAGCGAGGTGGCGCCGGGCTGGAAGCTGCGCGTGCTGCTGTGCCAGGCGCTCTTCGCCAACCCCGACATCCTCTTGCTGGACGAGCCGACCAACAACCTCGACATCAACACCATCCGCTGGCTGGAAGGCGTGCTGAACAACCGCAACAGCACGATGATCATCATCTCCCACGATCGCCACTTCCTGAACCAGGTCTGCACCCACATGGCCGACCTGGACTTCGGCCGCATCCAGACCTACCCGGGCAACTGGGACGACTACATGGAAGCCTCGCAGCAGGCGCGCGAACAGCAGTCCAAGGACAACGCCCGCGCCAAGGAGAAGGTCGCCGAGCTGCAGGAGTTCGTGCGCCGCTTCTCGGCCAACAAGTCCAAGGCGCGCCAGGCCACCAGCCGCGCCAAGCAGATCGAGAAGATCAAGATCGAGGAGTTCAAGCCTTCCAGCCGCCAGTACCCCTGGATCCGCTTCGACTTCGACGACAAGGAGAAGCTGCACCGTCAGGCCGTGGAAGTGGAGAAGCTCAACTTCGGGTACGAACCCGGCAAGCCCCTCTTCCGCGACCTCACCTTCACCATCGATGCCGGCGACAAGGTCGCGATCATCGGCGAGAACGGCGTCGGCAAGACCACGCTCCTCAAGCTCCTGATGGGCGAGCTCGTGCCGCAGCACGGCAAGGTCAAGTGGGCGGAGAAGGCCAAGCTCGGCTACTACGCGCAGGACCATGCCGAGGACTTCGCCAGCGGCGAGAACCTCACCGACTGGATCTCCGGCTACGTGCGCGAAGGCGGCTACGAAGGCGACGACGCGGTGACACTGATCCGCGGCACGCTGGGTCGCCTGCTCTTCAAGGGCGACGACGTGAAGAAGTCCGTCAAGGTGATCTCCGGTGGCGAGCAGGGCCGCATGCTCTTCGGCAAGCTCATGCTCCAGCGCAAGAACGTGCTGCTGCTCGACGAGCCGACCAACCACATGGACATGGAGTCGATCGAGTCGCTCAACTCGGGCGTGATGGACTTCAACGGCACGCTCGTCTTCGTCTCGCACGACCGCGAGTTCGTCGGCTCGGTCGCGACCCGCATCATCGAGATCAAGCAGGACGGCCAGATCGTCGACTACCGCGGCACCTATGACGAATACCTGTCCAGCCAGGGCCTCGAATAA
- the cycA gene encoding D-serine/D-alanine/glycine transporter produces the protein MDKHVATAPEEEHLRRRLGNRHIQLIAIGGAIGTGLFMGSGKTISMAGPSIIFVYMIIGFMLFFVMRAMGELLLSNLAYKSFSDFAFDLLGPWAGFFTGWTYWFCWVVTGMADVVAIAGYMQFWFPHLPQWMPALACVLLLLSLNLVNVKMFGELEFWFAMIKIVAIVGLILIGVYMVVSGFTSPSGTQAAFSHLWNEGGMFPKGALGFFAGFQIAVFAFVGIELVGATAAETRDPHKTLPRAVNSIPIRVIMFYVLALITIMCVTPWTQVRADRSPFVELFVLAGLPAAAGIINFVVMTSAASSANSGIFSTSRMLFGLAEEGDAPRGFAHLSRSAVPARGLLFSCTCLLGGVALIYAVPNLMEAFTLVTTISAICFMFVWSIILLSYIAYRKKRPQLHAASHFKMPGGVAMCWACLAFFVFVLGLLTLQEDTRIALFVTPAWFLILGLGYAFVKMRRRSAATRVAPSAAR, from the coding sequence ATGGACAAACACGTAGCGACAGCGCCGGAAGAAGAGCATCTGCGTCGCCGGCTGGGCAACCGGCACATCCAGCTCATCGCCATCGGCGGGGCGATCGGCACCGGGCTCTTCATGGGCTCGGGCAAGACGATCAGCATGGCGGGGCCGTCGATCATCTTCGTCTACATGATCATCGGCTTCATGTTGTTCTTCGTGATGCGGGCGATGGGCGAGTTGCTGCTCTCCAATCTTGCCTACAAGTCCTTTTCGGACTTCGCCTTCGACCTGCTCGGCCCCTGGGCCGGCTTCTTCACCGGCTGGACCTACTGGTTCTGCTGGGTGGTGACCGGCATGGCGGACGTGGTCGCGATCGCCGGCTACATGCAGTTCTGGTTCCCGCATCTACCGCAGTGGATGCCGGCGCTGGCCTGCGTGTTGCTCCTGCTGAGCCTGAATCTCGTCAACGTGAAGATGTTCGGCGAGCTGGAGTTCTGGTTCGCGATGATCAAGATCGTGGCGATCGTCGGGCTGATCCTGATCGGCGTCTACATGGTCGTGAGCGGCTTCACCTCGCCCTCGGGCACGCAAGCCGCCTTCAGTCACTTGTGGAACGAGGGCGGGATGTTCCCCAAGGGCGCGCTCGGCTTCTTCGCCGGCTTCCAGATCGCCGTGTTCGCCTTTGTCGGCATCGAGCTGGTCGGCGCTACGGCAGCCGAGACGCGCGATCCGCACAAGACGTTGCCGCGGGCGGTCAATTCGATTCCGATCCGCGTGATCATGTTCTACGTGCTCGCGCTGATCACGATCATGTGTGTCACGCCCTGGACGCAGGTACGCGCCGACCGCAGCCCCTTCGTCGAACTCTTCGTGCTGGCGGGCTTGCCGGCCGCGGCGGGCATCATCAACTTCGTGGTGATGACCTCGGCGGCGTCCTCGGCCAACAGCGGCATCTTCTCGACCAGCCGCATGCTCTTCGGCCTCGCGGAGGAAGGCGACGCGCCGCGGGGCTTTGCGCATCTCTCGCGCAGCGCCGTGCCGGCCCGCGGCCTGCTCTTCTCCTGCACCTGTTTGCTGGGCGGCGTGGCGCTGATCTACGCGGTGCCGAACCTGATGGAGGCCTTCACGCTGGTGACGACGATCTCGGCGATCTGCTTCATGTTCGTCTGGTCGATCATCCTGCTCTCGTACATCGCCTACCGGAAGAAGCGGCCGCAGCTGCATGCCGCGTCGCATTTCAAGATGCCCGGGGGCGTCGCGATGTGCTGGGCCTGTCTGGCCTTCTTCGTTTTCGTCCTGGGCCTGCTGACCCTGCAAGAGGACACGCGGATCGCGCTTTTCGTGACGCCCGCCTGGTTCCTGATTCTCGGCCTGGGCTATGCCTTCGTGAAGATGCGTCGCCGGAGTGCGGCGACCCGGGTTGCGCCCTCGGCCGCGCGCTAG
- a CDS encoding epoxide hydrolase family protein, with protein MTLPLYPIPDADLDDLHGRLAATRRPGLPRGVGWERGTDADFLASLLESWRHRYDWRTHEARILNFPWESAGEGERALRVVHQRAARADAPVVVLLHGWPDSVLRFERVLARLDDVHVVVPALPGFPFAYPLTKPGMTSVVMASLVADALQSLGHERYVVSAGDFGADVAEQLAVMHPDRIAALHLTNISPLHAVFADRSTLDQEALRYLDSAAVWQRKEGAYIAQQATKPHSLAPALMDSPAGLAAWLVEKLQGWSDTPFSEDDLLTWISAYWFTGTIGTSFAPYVEFAPPPPYVQTPTVLSAFAHDIKLAPRAFASRFVNIQEFIEHANGGHFAAWEQPDQYVEDLRRAIALAHRSLA; from the coding sequence ATGACACTTCCTCTATACCCCATCCCTGACGCCGACCTTGACGATCTGCACGGACGGCTCGCGGCGACGCGACGGCCAGGACTCCCGCGGGGCGTCGGTTGGGAGCGCGGAACCGATGCCGACTTCCTCGCCAGTCTGCTTGAGTCCTGGCGTCATCGTTACGACTGGCGAACGCACGAGGCCCGCATCCTCAACTTCCCCTGGGAGTCGGCTGGCGAAGGCGAGCGTGCGCTTCGCGTCGTGCATCAACGCGCGGCCCGTGCCGACGCTCCGGTCGTGGTCCTGCTGCACGGGTGGCCCGACTCGGTGCTTCGGTTCGAGCGCGTGCTAGCTCGGCTCGATGACGTGCACGTCGTCGTACCGGCGCTGCCTGGCTTCCCGTTCGCCTACCCGCTGACGAAGCCAGGAATGACGAGCGTTGTCATGGCATCGCTCGTCGCCGACGCGCTGCAGTCGCTCGGGCACGAGCGTTACGTGGTCTCGGCCGGCGACTTCGGGGCCGACGTCGCGGAACAGCTCGCCGTCATGCATCCGGACCGGATCGCGGCGCTGCATCTGACGAACATCTCGCCATTGCACGCGGTGTTCGCAGACCGGTCGACGCTGGACCAGGAGGCGCTCCGCTATCTCGATTCAGCCGCGGTCTGGCAACGCAAGGAGGGCGCGTACATCGCGCAGCAGGCGACGAAGCCTCATTCCCTCGCGCCTGCTCTCATGGACTCACCCGCAGGTCTTGCCGCGTGGCTCGTCGAGAAGCTGCAGGGCTGGTCGGACACCCCGTTCTCCGAGGACGATCTGCTGACCTGGATCAGCGCCTACTGGTTCACGGGGACGATCGGGACATCCTTCGCACCCTACGTCGAGTTCGCGCCGCCACCGCCGTATGTGCAGACGCCCACCGTGCTCAGCGCGTTTGCGCACGACATCAAGCTCGCGCCACGCGCCTTCGCGTCGCGCTTCGTCAACATCCAGGAGTTCATCGAGCACGCGAACGGTGGGCACTTCGCCGCGTGGGAGCAGCCGGACCAGTATGTGGAGGACCTGCGCCGGGCGATCGCGTTGGCGCATCGGTCGCTGGCGTGA
- the pyrF gene encoding orotidine-5'-phosphate decarboxylase: MTFRDKLAAAWQRNDSLLCVGLDPDLAKIPVHLRGRPDAVFEFCRAIVDATAGFACAFKPQIAYFAALRAEEQLEALIAYIHEQHPQVPVILDAKRGDIGATAQQYAREAFERYRADALTVNPYMGFDSVEPYLEFPDKGLIVLCRTSNPGGSDLQNLAVEGGRKLYQHVAELVAGRWNRNGQNALVVGATFPQELADVRSIVGDLPLLVPGIGAQGGDVEATVKAGRTAAGTGLMISSSRAILYASGGEDFAEAAGKVASATRDEIRRWA; this comes from the coding sequence ATGACCTTCCGCGACAAGCTTGCTGCCGCCTGGCAGCGCAACGATTCCCTGCTCTGCGTCGGCCTCGACCCCGACCTTGCCAAGATCCCGGTCCATCTGCGCGGCCGCCCCGATGCCGTCTTCGAGTTCTGCCGCGCGATCGTCGATGCCACGGCCGGGTTCGCCTGCGCGTTCAAGCCACAGATTGCCTACTTCGCCGCCCTGCGCGCCGAAGAACAGCTCGAAGCCCTGATCGCCTATATCCACGAGCAGCATCCGCAGGTGCCGGTGATCCTGGACGCGAAGCGCGGCGACATCGGCGCCACCGCCCAGCAGTACGCCCGTGAGGCCTTCGAGCGCTACCGAGCCGACGCGCTCACGGTGAATCCCTACATGGGCTTCGACTCGGTCGAGCCTTACCTGGAGTTCCCGGACAAGGGCCTGATCGTGCTCTGTCGCACCTCCAACCCAGGCGGTTCCGACCTGCAGAATCTCGCGGTCGAGGGCGGTCGCAAGCTCTATCAACACGTTGCCGAACTGGTGGCGGGCCGCTGGAACCGCAACGGCCAGAACGCGCTGGTGGTGGGTGCGACCTTCCCGCAGGAGCTGGCGGACGTGCGCAGCATCGTCGGCGACCTGCCCCTGCTGGTGCCCGGCATCGGCGCCCAGGGCGGCGACGTGGAGGCCACGGTCAAGGCGGGGCGCACCGCGGCCGGCACGGGCCTGATGATCTCCTCTTCCCGCGCGATCCTCTACGCCTCGGGCGGCGAGGACTTTGCCGAGGCTGCCGGCAAGGTGGCGAGCGCCACCCGCGACGAGATCCGTCGCTGGGCCTGA
- the lgt gene encoding prolipoprotein diacylglyceryl transferase translates to MLIHPQFNAIAFSLGPLSVRWYGLMYMVAFILFVSLGRYRARKGPIPGWEAKDLDDLLFYGVLGVVLGGRLGYVLFYKASYYLGHPLEILYVWQGGMSFHGGFLGVLAALWFFGRKSGRSFLQVGDFVGPLVPLGLAAGRLGNFINGELWGRVTSPSLPWAMGFPQAAHEDAARAVGDPQLMDWLTQYHMLPRHPSQLYQFALEGLALFAILWLFSRKARPTGLVSAAFLIGYGVFRFLAEFAREPDDFLGLLAGQLSMGQWLSLPMIAVGVVLAVLATRGKLR, encoded by the coding sequence ATGCTCATCCATCCCCAGTTCAACGCCATCGCCTTCTCGCTGGGCCCGCTGTCCGTGCGCTGGTACGGCCTGATGTACATGGTGGCTTTCATCCTGTTCGTGAGCCTGGGCCGCTACCGCGCCCGCAAGGGCCCGATTCCGGGCTGGGAGGCCAAGGACCTGGACGACCTGCTCTTCTACGGCGTGCTGGGGGTCGTTCTGGGCGGCCGCCTGGGCTATGTGCTCTTCTACAAGGCCAGCTACTACCTCGGCCATCCACTGGAGATCCTCTACGTCTGGCAGGGCGGGATGAGCTTTCACGGCGGCTTCCTGGGCGTGCTGGCCGCGCTCTGGTTCTTTGGCCGCAAGAGCGGCCGCAGCTTTCTGCAGGTCGGTGATTTCGTCGGGCCGCTGGTCCCGCTGGGCTTGGCCGCGGGGCGCCTGGGCAACTTCATCAACGGTGAGCTGTGGGGCCGGGTGACCTCGCCCTCGCTGCCCTGGGCCATGGGCTTCCCGCAGGCGGCGCATGAGGATGCCGCGCGTGCCGTGGGCGATCCGCAGCTGATGGACTGGCTCACGCAGTACCACATGCTGCCGCGCCACCCCTCCCAGCTCTATCAGTTCGCCCTCGAAGGCCTCGCGCTTTTCGCGATCCTCTGGCTTTTCTCGCGCAAGGCGCGTCCCACGGGCCTGGTGAGTGCGGCCTTCCTGATCGGCTACGGGGTCTTCCGCTTCCTCGCAGAGTTCGCGCGCGAGCCGGACGACTTCCTCGGCCTGCTCGCCGGCCAGCTCTCGATGGGGCAGTGGCTCTCGCTGCCGATGATCGCGGTTGGCGTCGTGCTGGCGGTGCTCGCCACGCGCGGCAAGCTGCGCTGA
- a CDS encoding DNA-3-methyladenine glycosylase I, with protein sequence MSATTLPGPDGRPRCRWCAAAPEFLDYHDHEWGRPVGDDLRLFEKLCLEGFQSGLSWRTILAKRENFCAAFHGFEFVRIARYTDTDVARLLADAGIVRHRGKIEAVINNAARAQEMVAREGSIAAFVWRYEPAPAEAALAQTQSVSAASVALSKELKKRGWKFVGPTTVYAFMQAMGLINDHAEGCVTRTQVDKARAAFRRP encoded by the coding sequence ATGAGCGCCACGACACTCCCCGGCCCCGACGGCCGGCCGCGCTGTCGCTGGTGCGCCGCGGCGCCCGAGTTCCTCGACTACCACGACCACGAGTGGGGCCGGCCCGTCGGCGACGACCTGCGGCTCTTCGAGAAGCTCTGCCTCGAAGGCTTCCAGTCAGGACTGAGCTGGCGGACCATCCTCGCCAAGCGCGAGAACTTCTGCGCCGCCTTCCACGGCTTCGAGTTCGTCCGCATCGCCCGCTACACCGACACGGACGTGGCGCGCCTGCTCGCCGATGCGGGCATCGTGCGCCACCGCGGCAAGATCGAGGCGGTCATCAACAACGCCGCGCGGGCGCAGGAGATGGTCGCGCGCGAGGGCTCGATCGCGGCTTTCGTCTGGCGCTACGAGCCTGCGCCCGCAGAGGCTGCGCTGGCGCAGACGCAATCGGTGTCGGCCGCCTCCGTCGCGCTCTCGAAGGAACTCAAGAAGCGCGGCTGGAAGTTCGTTGGCCCGACCACCGTCTACGCCTTCATGCAGGCCATGGGTCTGATCAACGACCATGCGGAAGGCTGCGTGACGCGTACGCAAGTCGACAAGGCGCGCGCCGCGTTCCGCAGACCCTAG
- a CDS encoding TetR/AcrR family transcriptional regulator: protein METRERIVGAADRLFYEQGYEHTSFAHIAEAVGISRGNFYHHFKTKDEILDAVIATRQERTREMLAAWAAEGDSPGARIRCFIQILIHNLADIRLYGCPVGSLATELTKLGHAARGEANAVFSLFRDWLRDQFREMGCGKASDALAMHLLGRSQGVATLASTFRDDAFVRSEVRQMLAWLDTLAPQPAPRPRRKR from the coding sequence ATGGAGACACGCGAGCGCATCGTCGGAGCCGCGGACCGGCTCTTCTACGAGCAAGGCTACGAACATACCTCCTTCGCCCATATCGCCGAGGCGGTCGGCATCTCGCGGGGCAACTTCTACCACCACTTCAAGACCAAGGACGAGATCCTCGACGCGGTGATCGCGACGCGGCAGGAGCGCACGCGCGAGATGCTCGCCGCCTGGGCGGCCGAGGGCGATTCACCCGGCGCCCGCATCCGTTGCTTCATCCAGATCCTGATCCACAACCTCGCCGACATCCGGCTCTACGGTTGCCCGGTCGGCAGCCTCGCGACGGAACTCACCAAGCTTGGCCATGCGGCGCGTGGCGAGGCGAATGCGGTCTTCTCCCTCTTCCGCGACTGGCTCCGCGATCAATTCCGCGAGATGGGATGCGGCAAGGCATCGGACGCACTGGCCATGCACCTGCTCGGCCGCAGCCAGGGGGTGGCTACGCTCGCCAGCACCTTCCGGGACGACGCCTTCGTGCGCAGCGAGGTACGCCAGATGCTGGCCTGGCTGGACACGCTCGCGCCGCAACCGGCGCCGCGTCCGCGCCGGAAGCGCTAA
- the ilvD gene encoding dihydroxy-acid dehydratase: MPAYRSRTSTHGRNMAGARALWRATGMKEGDFGKPIIAIANSFTQFVPGHVHLKDLGQMVAREIEAAGGVAKEFNTIAVDDGIAMGHGGMLYSLPSRELIADSVEYMANAHCADALVCISNCDKITPGMLMAALRLNIPTVFVSGGPMEAGKVIAHTAGGDKIIKLDLVDAMVKAADKAVSDAEVEEIERSACPTCGSCSGMFTANSMNCLTEALGLSLPGNGTVVATHADRRELFLRAGRIAVELCRRYYEEDDASVLPRSIATFQAFENAMSLDVAMGGSTNTVLHLLAAAQEAQVPFTMRDIDRISRKVPCVCKVAPMTDKYHIEDVHRAGGVMGILGSLSRAGLIHRDCHTVHSKTLGGALDTWDVMHAHDEDVFNFYRAAPGGVPTQVAFSQDKRFSELDLDRTAGCIRDVEHAYSKDGGLAVLTGNIAEKGCIVKTAGVDESIWKFTGKARVFESQEDAVEGILSETVQAGDVVVIRYEGPKGGPGMQEMLYPTSYLKSRGLGKQCALLTDGRFSGGTSGLSIGHASPEAAQGGVIGLVQTGDTIEIDIPNRRIHLAVSEPELAKRRAAQDAKGWKPADRERFVSQALQAYAALTTSADTGAVRDLSQLKR; encoded by the coding sequence ATGCCTGCTTATCGTTCCCGCACCTCTACCCATGGCCGCAACATGGCGGGCGCGCGTGCCCTGTGGCGCGCCACCGGCATGAAGGAAGGCGATTTCGGCAAGCCGATCATCGCCATCGCCAACAGCTTCACCCAGTTCGTGCCCGGCCATGTCCACCTCAAGGACCTGGGCCAGATGGTGGCGCGCGAGATCGAGGCGGCGGGCGGCGTCGCCAAGGAGTTCAATACCATCGCCGTCGATGACGGCATCGCCATGGGCCACGGGGGCATGCTCTATTCCCTGCCCTCGCGCGAGCTGATCGCCGACAGCGTGGAATACATGGCCAATGCCCACTGCGCCGACGCGCTGGTGTGCATCTCCAACTGCGACAAGATCACTCCGGGCATGCTGATGGCGGCCCTGCGCCTGAACATCCCGACCGTCTTCGTCTCCGGCGGCCCGATGGAAGCCGGCAAGGTCATCGCGCATACCGCCGGTGGCGACAAGATCATCAAGCTCGACCTGGTCGACGCCATGGTCAAGGCGGCCGACAAGGCTGTGAGCGACGCCGAGGTCGAAGAAATCGAGCGCTCGGCCTGTCCGACCTGCGGTTCGTGCTCCGGCATGTTCACCGCCAACTCGATGAACTGCCTCACCGAGGCGCTGGGCCTTTCGCTGCCGGGTAACGGCACCGTGGTGGCCACCCACGCTGATCGCAGGGAGCTCTTCCTGCGCGCCGGCCGCATCGCGGTCGAACTGTGCCGCCGCTACTACGAAGAGGACGACGCCTCGGTGCTTCCGCGCTCGATCGCCACCTTCCAGGCCTTCGAGAACGCGATGAGCCTGGACGTCGCCATGGGCGGCTCCACCAACACCGTGCTGCACCTTCTGGCGGCGGCGCAGGAAGCGCAGGTGCCCTTCACCATGCGCGACATCGACCGCATCTCGCGCAAGGTGCCTTGCGTCTGCAAGGTCGCGCCAATGACGGACAAGTACCACATCGAAGACGTGCATCGCGCCGGCGGCGTCATGGGCATCCTCGGCTCGCTCTCGCGCGCCGGCCTCATCCACCGCGACTGCCACACGGTGCACAGCAAGACCCTGGGCGGCGCGCTCGACACCTGGGACGTGATGCACGCGCACGACGAGGACGTCTTCAACTTCTACCGGGCCGCGCCCGGCGGCGTGCCGACGCAGGTCGCCTTCAGCCAGGACAAGCGCTTCTCGGAACTGGACCTGGACCGCACCGCCGGCTGCATCCGCGATGTCGAACACGCCTACTCCAAGGACGGCGGCCTCGCAGTGCTGACCGGCAACATCGCCGAGAAGGGCTGCATCGTGAAGACGGCCGGCGTCGATGAGTCGATCTGGAAGTTCACCGGCAAGGCCCGCGTGTTCGAAAGCCAGGAAGACGCGGTCGAGGGCATCCTCAGCGAGACGGTGCAGGCCGGCGACGTGGTGGTGATCCGCTACGAAGGCCCCAAGGGCGGCCCTGGCATGCAGGAGATGCTCTACCCCACCTCCTACCTGAAGAGCCGCGGGCTGGGCAAGCAATGCGCGCTGCTCACCGACGGCCGCTTCTCCGGTGGCACCTCGGGCTTGTCCATCGGCCACGCCTCGCCGGAAGCCGCCCAGGGCGGCGTGATCGGCCTGGTGCAGACCGGCGACACGATCGAGATCGACATCCCCAACCGTCGCATCCACCTCGCGGTGAGCGAGCCCGAACTGGCCAAGCGCCGTGCCGCGCAGGATGCCAAGGGCTGGAAGCCGGCAGACCGCGAACGCTTCGTCTCGCAGGCCCTGCAGGCCTACGCGGCGCTCACCACCAGTGCGGACACCGGCGCGGTGCGCGACCTCTCGCAGCTCAAGCGCTGA
- a CDS encoding YciI family protein — MFVVLLRFAAHKDQAPQHMSAHNAWLRQGFDEGVFLLAGSLAPGAGGAILAAHCSAEALEARIAQDPFVVAGVVAPEVVAITPGRTDPRLAFLAQASA, encoded by the coding sequence ATGTTCGTCGTACTACTGAGATTCGCAGCACACAAGGACCAGGCCCCGCAGCACATGTCGGCGCACAACGCCTGGCTGCGCCAGGGTTTCGACGAGGGCGTCTTCCTGCTTGCGGGCAGTCTTGCGCCCGGCGCGGGCGGCGCGATTCTCGCCGCGCACTGCAGCGCGGAGGCGCTTGAGGCGCGCATCGCCCAGGATCCCTTCGTGGTGGCCGGCGTCGTCGCCCCCGAGGTCGTCGCGATCACCCCGGGACGCACCGATCCGCGCCTCGCCTTCCTCGCGCAGGCCAGCGCATGA
- a CDS encoding PEP-CTERM sorting domain-containing protein (PEP-CTERM proteins occur, often in large numbers, in the proteomes of bacteria that also encode an exosortase, a predicted intramembrane cysteine proteinase. The presence of a PEP-CTERM domain at a protein's C-terminus predicts cleavage within the sorting domain, followed by covalent anchoring to some some component of the (usually Gram-negative) cell surface. Many PEP-CTERM proteins exhibit an unusual sequence composition that includes large numbers of potential glycosylation sites. Expression of one such protein has been shown restore the ability of a bacterium to form floc, a type of biofilm.), which yields MEAKKLLRVIGLAAGLLVAAPAWAQATSGARIALTWGGNKVAGGSDPVKLANHAEGSGVSGLGIPYSMSASASADLAKGELKGSALASAWDHAIFQATIFDRIVISGAPSSTVPLGISFAVDGSGDLDDVGDSNREFKFKAQLTTTVLANDSDRATSSYAHKWGLYTFNVGGNEIFESIPTGEVEVLKNEKSFFDVVLWNWLDVAIGPTGESAPIDVQWWMDGDASGTLSQGGGVAFLDVANTGHAGIVLPTGYSYTSDSGVLLTGVSAVPEPPTYALLPLGALLILFYKRRRACRVA from the coding sequence ATGGAAGCGAAGAAACTCCTGCGCGTCATCGGCCTTGCCGCCGGCCTACTCGTGGCTGCGCCTGCGTGGGCACAGGCCACCAGCGGTGCGCGCATCGCGCTGACCTGGGGCGGCAACAAAGTTGCCGGCGGCTCGGATCCGGTCAAGCTCGCGAACCACGCCGAGGGCTCGGGGGTCAGCGGCCTCGGCATTCCCTACAGCATGTCCGCGAGCGCCTCGGCCGATCTGGCCAAGGGCGAGCTCAAAGGTTCGGCGCTGGCCAGTGCCTGGGATCACGCCATATTCCAGGCCACCATCTTCGACCGCATCGTGATCAGCGGCGCGCCCTCGTCCACGGTCCCCCTGGGCATCTCTTTCGCGGTCGACGGCTCAGGCGATCTGGACGACGTGGGGGATTCGAACCGCGAGTTCAAGTTCAAGGCCCAGCTCACCACCACGGTGCTGGCCAATGACTCGGACCGGGCGACTTCCAGCTACGCGCACAAATGGGGGCTCTACACCTTCAATGTTGGCGGCAACGAAATCTTCGAGTCCATCCCGACCGGCGAGGTGGAGGTTCTGAAGAACGAGAAGAGTTTCTTCGATGTGGTGCTATGGAACTGGCTGGACGTTGCCATCGGCCCCACGGGCGAGAGCGCGCCGATCGACGTGCAGTGGTGGATGGATGGTGATGCCTCTGGCACCTTGTCCCAAGGGGGCGGGGTCGCCTTTCTGGACGTGGCCAACACCGGTCATGCCGGTATCGTGCTGCCCACGGGCTACAGCTACACCTCGGACTCGGGCGTACTGCTCACTGGGGTCAGCGCGGTGCCGGAGCCGCCGACGTATGCCCTGCTGCCGCTGGGCGCGCTGTTGATTCTGTTTTACAAGCGCAGGCGCGCCTGCCGCGTAGCCTGA